One segment of Carya illinoinensis cultivar Pawnee chromosome 13, C.illinoinensisPawnee_v1, whole genome shotgun sequence DNA contains the following:
- the LOC122291220 gene encoding putative xyloglucan endotransglucosylase/hydrolase protein 1, giving the protein MELFLVMICLLHDVFLLAAAGQETAAPDVPWSQNYAILFGQDHIQFLNQGTEIQLSIDQFSGSGFRSLKTYGSGFFGMRIMLPPGDSTSIITTLYLRSYANKHDEIDFEFLGNSTPPYLLQTNIFTDGRGGREQRIRLWFDPTKDFHDYRVLWNQHQVVWFVDDLPIRVFENKVNIGVKFPVQAMQIEATIWTAAWASPSGKTPSWDEGPFRAYFQGLNIDGCVAQNNTIATPCFGSNFWWNGNNYWKLDPNQLKAYLDVRSKYLDYDYCTDGPDHNPECQTQYIG; this is encoded by the exons ATGGAGTTATTTCTGGTCATGATCTGCCTCCTTCATGATGTCTTTCTCCTCGCTGCTGCCGGGCAGGAAACTGCTGCACCTGATGTTCCTTGGTCGCAAAACTACGCTATCTTATTCGGACAAGATCATATCCAGTTTCTTAACCAAGGGACAGAGATTCAGCTTTCCATTGACCAATTTTCAG GTTCTGGTTTTAGGTCTTTAAAGACTTATGGTTCTGGATTTTTTGGCATGAGGATAATGCTCCCACCTGGGGATTCCACATCAATCATCACAACCTTATAc CTAAGATCATATGCAAATAAACATGACgagattgattttgaatttttgggaAACTCAACACCGCCGTATTTGTTACAGACAAATATATTCACAGACGGCCGAGGTGGTCGGGAGCAAAGAATCAGACTTTGGTTTGATCCGACTAAAGACTTTCATGATTACCGTGTTCTTTGGAATCAACATCAAGTTGT GTGGTTCGTGGATGATCTTCCGATAAGAGTGTTTGAGAATAAGGTAAATATTGGAGTGAAATTTCCAGTGCAAGCAATGCAAATAGAGGCAACCATATGGACAGCAGCATGGGCATCTCCTAGTGGAAAGACACCGAGTTGGGATGAGGGGCCTTTCCGAGCCTACTTTCAAGGGCTCAACATTGATGGCTGCGTTGCCCAGAACAACACCATTGCCACTCCTTGCTTTGGTTCCAATTTTTGGTGGAATGGTAACAATTACTGGAAACTAGACCCAAACCAGTTAAAAGCATATTTGGATGTGAGGagcaagtacttggactatGACTATTGTACTGATGGGCCTGACCATAACCCAGAATGCCAGACACAATATATAGGTTAG